From the genome of Colletotrichum higginsianum IMI 349063 chromosome 4, whole genome shotgun sequence, one region includes:
- a CDS encoding Secreted protein, with protein MFVSISTTFPLAFMVTLAWAFVKDSPSPGSPIQGHGIFIPRWVVPSPDGSGKTLSLRGTVEEVAAQMRGLGATFDIDDDFGKIATPAIERRAVFTDEKPTLCHNFGEGNRSAVHVGIDYLRTVGGRPQNGAGPANCGRVSCRHDTGIWWCNDAKSSKELESFADIADGAQRVLDKCLDKLDAKQGDGKTVSGQAFHKDGWNVVIRGGDDCENSAVNINSR; from the exons ATGTTCGTTTCCATCTCCACAACGTTCCCGCTGGCCTTCATGGTCACTTTG GCCTGGGCCTTTGTTAAGGACAGCCCGAGCCCCGGCTCCCCGATCCAGGGCCACGGCATCTTCATCCCGCGCTGGGTGGTGCCGTCCcccgacggcagcggcaagaCGCTCTCGCTCCGCGgcaccgtcgaggaggtcgccgcGCAGATGCGCGGCCTGGGCGCCACCTTTGACATTGACGACGACTTCGGCAAGATCGCGACGCCCGCCATCGAGCGGCGCGCCGTCTTCACCGACGAGAAGCCCACTCTGTGCCACAACTTCGGCGAGGGGAACCGATCGGCGGTGCACGTGGGCATCGACTACCTGAGGACGGTGGGCGGGCGCCCGCAGAACGGTGCCGGACCGGCGAATTGCGGGCGGGTGAGCTGTCGGCACGATACGGGCATCTGGTGGTGCAATGAC GCCAAGAGCTCCAAGGAGCTGGAATCCTtcgccgacatcgccgacggcgcccagCGCGTGTTGGACAAGTGCCTGGACAAGCTGGACGCGAAACAGGGTGACGGCAAGACCGTCAGCGGGCAGGCTTTCCACAAGGACGGCTGGAACGTCGTCATCcggggcggcgacgactgCGAGAATTCCGCCGTCAACATTAACAGTAGGTGA
- a CDS encoding Glycosyl hydrolase family 76, translated as MVTTLASAASAALLLAGSLPAVSAQYYKIDSTESIKASAKTLAYDLMTQYKGNQSGEIPGILPGPPTEHKGDYYWWEGGAMMGTYIDYWKLTGDSTYNDLIMEGMLHQTGPNADYMPPNHTASLGNDDQGFWGMSAMLAAENKFPNPPENKPQWLALAQAVWTTQASPDRHDETCNGGLRWQVPFSNAGYNYKNTIANGCFFNIGARLARYTNNDTYAQHAEKTWDWLWGVNYIDHENWNVYDGGHVEHNCTDVNKQQFSYNAAILTQGAAFMYNYTNGSDVWKGRIEKLTESLFLNFFPNNTGYELACEGRKGQCTADMLSFKGYVHRWLSVVTQIAPFMKDKILPVLRDSTQSAINQCTGGATGRVCGFYWNDRVFVDPAVDKTSGAGEQMNVLAAVSSLLIESVEPPATNNTGGISKGDPDAGSKSKDNIEPEPISTADRAGAGILTAIVLAGGLGTWGWMSFGD; from the exons ATGGTCACAACACTCGCTTCAGCCGCTtcggcggcgctgctgctggcagGAAGCCTCCCGGCCGTCAGCGCACAGTATTATAAAATCGACTCGACTG AAAGCATCAAGGCGTCGGCCAAAACGCTCGCGTACGACCTTATGACACAGTACAAGGGCAACCAGTCGGGCGAGATTCCCGGTATCCTGCCCGGCCCGCCCACCGAGCACAAGGGCGACTATTACtggtgggagggaggcgCCATGATGGGCACTTACATCGACTACTGGAAGCTTACGGGCGACTCGACCTACAACGACCTCATCATGGAGGGCATGCTGCACCAGACCGGCCCGAATGCCGACTACATGCCCCCCAACCACACGGCCTCTCTCGGAAACGACGACCAGGGCTTCTGGGGCATGTCCGCcatgctcgccgccgagaacaaGTTCCCGAACCCGCCGGAAAACAAGCCCCAGtggctcgccctcgcccaggccgtcTGGACCACCCAAGCGAGCCCCGATCGCCACGACGAGACCTGTAACGGAGGCCTGAGATGGCAGGTGCCGTTCTCCAACGCAGGATACAACTACAAGAACA CCATCGCTAATGGATGCTTCTTCAACATTGGCGCCCGCCTCGCCAGATACACCAACAACGACACGTACGCCCAGCACGCCGAGAAGACCTGGGACTGGCTCTGGGGCGTCAACTACATCGACCACGAGAACTGGAATGTctacgacggcggccacgtcGAGCACAACTGCACCGACGTCAACAAGCAGCAGTTTTCCTacaacgccgccatcctgACCCAGGGCGCCGCCTTCATGTACAATTAC ACCAACGGCTCCGACGTCTGGAAGGGTCGCATTGAGAAGCTCACCGAATCCCTCTTCCTGAACTTCTTCCCCAACAACACGGGCTACGAGCTTGCCTGCGAAGGTCGCAAGGGCCAGTGCACCGCCGACATGCTGTCCTTCAAGGGCTACGTCCACCGTTGGCTCTCTGTCGTCACCCAGATCGCCCCCTTTATGAAGGACAAAATCTTGCCCGTGCTCCGCGATTCGACCCAGTCCGCCATCAACCAGTGCACGGGCGGCGCCACGGGTCGCGTCTGCGGCTTCTACTGGAACGACAGGGTGTTTGTggacccggccgtcgacaagacctcgggcgccggcgagcagATGAACGtgctggccgccgtctcAAGCCTGCTGATCGAGAGCGTCGAGCCGCCCGCGACCAACAATACGGGTGGTATCTCCAAGGGTGACCCGGACGCCGGAAGCAAGAGCAAAGACAACATCGAGCCGGAGCCTATCTCGACAGCCGACCGCGCCGGTGCGGGTATTCTGACGGCTATCGTGCTGGCCGGCGGTCTGGGAACGTGGGGCTGGATGAGCTTCGGCGATTAA
- a CDS encoding Multicopper oxidase — protein sequence MDPVAKGPVLLLSLSTCPSKTPLGPSLEVSPQLNISWGTTAKMKSKDQLIEPTQLGTPQGRSQTRKSRVFWASCLSTLCLFALFGAWHRADPQRQLLGTWGRQPADKQDRLTRSYTLQSGVRWMNPDGGRWRVMFVCNGQSPCPTLYAEEGDLVELTVRSDVYSQSTIHWSGIGHKETGGWNDGVAGVSQFPILPRGNFTSFIDTTGSWGLNWYAEHTTAASADGLYGMVYVAPSSSRPRPYRLITSDGIELRKIMEAERQVRHLAIKNHQHRDTGWKMLRMRAEGSEFYCYDSILVNGKGRVHCRQPGFEKLNGQDLDETGCIQPPGLPDESCTPSNADYEVIETEGRSYIMMNLINIGFEHSVVVSIDNHKMIVVANNGGFVNPEETDVVYVPSAGRVTVLVRLNAEPGDYAMRISSTSQMQNLQSYSILRYPASRRPVYGQPMEVPQPSSPDSICVLPDGSARDGCKTVNGQFIAPHPASPPPKAEKSGNEAAADYTFHLAAGSQESLTEPHVPEYFLNGKPWQLFRSSLTPLLFQVANKSSSGDSLGKPVIEGIPMGSVVDLIIENELNDTIPLYKHAEAAWLLGAQPHQGFPFQSVEDAVAAQGEVSRSLNLHDPSLVTVHDLPPLGWSVLRFKVTAKAATMIHAVKLRYFALGMSAPIMEGILADDPVKLPESAVNRPHVVFEPKNDGVFG from the exons ATGGATCCTGTCGCCAAGGGCCCCGTGTTGTTGTTATCTCTGTCTACATGCCCAAGCAAAACCCCTTTGGGCCCCTCCCTTGAGGTCAGTCCGCAACTGAACATTTCTTGGGGCACTACAGCAAAAATGAAGTCCAAGGACCAGCTCATAGAGCCGACACAACTCGGCACGCCTCAGGGCAGGTCGCAGACTCGCAAGTCTCGTGTGTTCTGGGCTTCTTGCTTATCCACCTTGTGTCTCTTTGCTCTTTTCGGGGCCTGGCACCGAGCGGACCCGCAGCGTCAGCTGCTCGGCACTTGGGGTCGTCAACCCGCTGACAAGCAGGACAGACTCACGAGAAGCTACACTCTTCAGTCCGGAGTAAGATGGATGAACCCAG ATGGTGGTCGTTGGAGGGTCATGTTTGTCTGCAACGGACAGTCGCCCTGCCCCACGCTATACGCTGAAGAAGGCGATCTCGTCGAGTTGACAGTAAGAAGCGATGTGTATTCTCAGTCAACGATCCATTG GTCGGGCATCGGACACAAAGA AACCGGAGGATGGAACGACGGTGTCGCTGGTGTTTCGCAG TTCCCTATCCTGCCTCGCGGAAACTTCACGAGCTTTATCGACACGACCGGCTCCTGGGGGTTGAACTGGTATGCCGAGCACAcaacggcggcttcggctgAT GGCTTGTACGGCATGGTCTACGTCGCGCCTAGCTCATCGCGACCTCGACCATACCGCCTCATAACCAGCGATGGGATCGAGCTGAGAAAGATCATGGAAGCGGAGAGGCAGGTGCGACACCTCGCAATAAAGAATCATCAGCATCGCGACACGGGGTGGAAGATGCTGCGCATGCGCGCTGAAGGGTCCGAGTTCTACTGCTATGACTCGATCCTTGTCAACG GAAAAGGCAGGGTTCACTGTCGCCAGCCTGGCTTCGAGAAGCTGAACGGGCAGGATCTCGACGAGACAGGCTGCATCCAGCCGCCGGGGCTGCCCGACGAGTCGTGCACGCCCAGCAATGCCGACTACGAG GTTATCGAAACGGAAGGCCGGTCCTACATCATGATGAACCTCATCAACATTGGTTTCGAGCATTCAGTCGTGGTCTCCATTGACAACCACAAGATGATCGTGGTAGCAAACAACGGAGGGTTCGTAAACCCCGAGGAAACCGAC GTTGTCTACGTTCCCAGTGCTGGCAGGGTTACCGTTCTCGTCAGACTCAACGCCGAGCCCGGCGACTACGCCATGCGCATCTCTTCCACGAGTCAGATGCAGAACCTGCAATCCTACTCCATCTTGAGATATCCG GCAAGTCGGCGGCCAGTATACGGGCAACCAATGGAAGTCCCCCAGCCATCCTCACCGGACAGCATCTGCGTCCTCCCGGATGGTTCCGCCAGAGATGGCTGCAAAACGGTCAACGGCCAGTTCATAGCTCCTCACCCTGCTTCCCCGCCacccaaggccgagaagtcTGGGAACGAAGCCGCAGCGGACTATACCTTCCACCTGGCAGCCGGCTCCCAGGAGTCGCTCACGGAGCCTCATGTGCCGGAATACTTCCTCAACGGGAAGCCGTGGCAGCTGTTCCGCTCCTCGTTGACGCCTCTTCTCTTTCAAGTGGCCAACAAGTCAAGCTCGGGGGACTCGCTGGGAAAGCCTGTCATCGAAGGCATCCCCATGGGCTCGGTTGTCGACCTGATCATCGAGAATGAGCTGAATGACACGATCCCTCTCTACAAGCACGCCGAAGCTGCTTGGCTACTCGGCGCTCAGCCTCACCAGGGGTTCCCTTTCCAGAGTGTCGAGGACGCGGTTGCCGCGCAGGGAGAAGTCTCCAGGTCACTCAACTTGCACGACCCCTCGCTGGTGACGGTCCATGACCTGCCGCCCTTGGGATGGAGCGTCCTCCGCTTCAAGgtgacggcgaaggcggcgaccaTGATCCACGCTGTCAAGCTCAGGTACTTTGCG CTGGGCATGTCGGCGCCCATCATGGAAGGCATACTGGCGGACGACCCGGTCAAGCTTCCCGAATCAGCCGTCAACCGCCCCCATGTTGTCTTCGAACCCAAGAATGATGGTGTGTTTGGGTAG
- a CDS encoding Glycosyl hydrolase, family 43 yields the protein MFLSKIVSASLGLLGLVGSAAAYTNPIRNPGGGDPQISWFDGYYYFISTEWTNLQLARATTIEGLKTATPKVIYSDSNPTRCCSVWAPEIHYFDGRWYLYYTAGNDGNLDGQRMHVLQGGASPWDDWSYAGRVTDDWSLDGTVVRFNDWGNYFVYSCMTGVPNQSTCVRKLNDDFISASPNITIISQPDQPWEQSEVPVQEGQYGLYFGGKTYIAYSANYCWTPDYCVALLEWDGVTDPASPSAWTKSDGCKLTAANGNFGTGHNSFFRSPDETETYITYHATANANGACDDNRYVMVQPITANADGTPNFGVPQGFGFEWAEPSA from the exons ATGTTTCTGTCCAAGATCGTCTCCGCCTCTCTGgggctcctcggcctcgtcggctcgGCTGCCGCCTACACGAACCCCATCCGGaaccccggcggcggcgaccccCAAATCTCGTGGTTCGACGGCTACTACTACTTCATCTCGACCGAGTGGACGAACCTGCAGCTTGCGCGCGCCACCACCATCGAGGGCTTGAAGACGGCCACGCCCAAGGTCATCTACTCGGACTCGAACCCCACGCGGTGCTGCAGCGTCTGGGCCCCCGAGATCCACTACTTTGACGGCCGTTGGTACCTCTACTACACCGCCGGCAACGATGGCAACCTCGACGGCCAGAGGATGCATGTGCTCCAGG GCGGCGCCTCCCCCTGGGACGACTGGTCCTACGCCGGCCGCGTCACGGACGACTGGTCCCTCGACGGCACCGTGGTGCGCTTCAACGACTGGGGCAACTACTTTGTCTACTCGTGCATGACGGGCGTCCCCAACCAGTCGACGTGCGTGCGCAAGCTCAACGACGACTTcatctcggcgtcgcccaacatcaccatcatctcGCAGCCCGACCAGCCGTGGGAGCAGAGCGAGGTGCCCGTCCAAGAAGGCCAGTACGGCCTCTACTTTGGCGGCAAGACGTACATCGCCTACTCGGCCAACTACTGCTGGACGCCCGACTACTgcgtcgccctgctcgagTGGGACGGCGTCACGGACccggcgtcgccctcggcctggacCAAGAGCGACGGCTGCAAGCTGACGGCGGCCAACGGAAACTTCGGCACCGGCCACAACAGCTTCTTCCGCAGCCCcgacgagacggagacgTACATCACCTACCACGCcaccgccaacgccaacggcgCCTGCGACGACAACCGCTACGTCATGGTCCAGCCCATCACTGCCAACGCCGACGGAACGCCCAACTTTGGCGTGCCCCAGGGCTTTGGCTTCGAGTGGGCGGAGCCGAGTGCGTAG
- a CDS encoding Dockerin type 1, with the protein MARSNQLLFTLFLALTTGTHAAPQAAVAAGAERPVKVAARAEPAEFEPQTNAGPGGSDFKDSAHFRVYSGGNDAADSLAMLEGAYECFVNTLGWRSSGLSFNAGSDDGPYCKTNIYSVSNLDSAAGVMHSEPETGAGWLEVVHQYLATPGVTVHEYGHALHYHQRTWVNQQRTGAWWETVANWIADTYNTSPLCADARAKHASPEGRTEFNVNKVIGDSFQVLVDGSVGSGNYYEAWPFFTYLTNNPDNIAGLGKDTLHQLMVQYEENSNETPLHTLDRVLAGNATAAEVVGRYWARMAYVDIGHDQAQELFNQAKDTVNFANVDESGSSGYRVKSARAPRYMGSNIIPLTTSSAGKVDVKITSDGEFTATLAIKGASEVRYVTLVNGAGSAEVASGEEATLVVANTPKTPILYDGFELASSEANKGLDYSFTLTGATVA; encoded by the coding sequence ATGGCCAGGTCAAACCAACTCCTTTTcactctcttcctcgccctcaccACCGGCACCCATGCGGCTCCTCAGgcagccgtcgccgccggcgccgaaagGCCCGTCAAGGTCGCCGCGCGCGCCGAGCCGGCCGAGTTCGAGCCGCAGACCAACGCCGGCCCCGGAGGCAGCGACTTCAAGGACTCGGCGCACTTCCGGGTCTacagcggcggcaacgacgcGGCCGACTCGCTCGCCATGCTCGAGGGCGCGTACGAGTGCTTCGTCAACACGCTCGGCTGGCGCTCGTCCGGCCTCTCTTTCAACGCGGGCTCCGACGACGGCCCCTACTGCAAGACCAACATCTACTCCGTCTCCAACCTCGacagcgccgccggcgtcatgcACTCGGAGCCTgagaccggcgccggctggCTAGAGGTCGTCCACCAGTACCTCGCGACGCCGGGCGTCACTGTCCACGAGTACGGACACGCCCTGCACTACCACCAGCGCACCTGGGTGAACCAGCAGCGCACCGGCGCCTGGTGGGAGACGGTCGCCAACTGGATCGCCGACACGTACAACACGTCGCCCCTCTGCGCCGACGCCCGCGCCAAGCACGCCTCGCCCGAGGGCCGCACCGAGTTCAACGTCAACAAGGTCATCGGCGACTCGTTCCAGGTCTTGGTCGACGGCTCCGTCGGCTCCGGCAACTATTACGAGGCCTGGCCGTTCTTCACCTACCTCACCAACAACCCGGACAACATCGCAGGCCTCGGCAAGGACACGCTGCACCAGCTCATGGTCCAGTACGAGGAGAACAGCAACGAGACGCCGCTGCACACCCTCGAccgcgtcctcgccggcaacgccaccgccgccgaagtCGTCGGCCGCTACTGGGCCCGCATGGCCTACGTCGACATCGGCCACGACCAGGCCCAGGAGCTCTTCAACCAGGCCAAGGACACGGTCAACTtcgccaacgtcgacgaGTCAGGATCATCCGGCTATAGAGTCAAGTCCGCCCGTGCGCCTCGCTACATGGGCTCTAACATCATCCCgctgacgacgtcgagcgccggcaaggtcgacgtCAAGATCACCTCGGACGGCGAGTTCACGGCGACGCTCGCCATCAAGGGAGCCAGCGAGGTCCGCTACGTCACGCTCGTCAACGGTGCTGGCtccgccgaggtcgccagcggcgaggaggccacCTTGGTCGTCGCCAACACACCCAAGACCCCGATCCTCTACGACGGCTTCGAGCTGGCTAGCAGCGAGGCCAACAAGGGTCTGGACTACTCCTTCACCTTGACCGGTGCCACCGTCGCCTGA
- a CDS encoding Laccase TilA yields MATFTRCAVFSLLASASLAAQTRRYNFTITNQWDTGDGHGRPVFAINGKTPGPLIEADEGDEIEVFLENQLAFETTMHWHGIYQIDRPWNDGVPGVTQYSIQPRDTYTYRFTVQQQYGSYFYHGHFGPAFADGMRGPMWIAPAAWRPRPYELISSSAADVDGMRRAERSPKHVVISDWNAEPMDILLIMYRDTGVVPWCSNSIVLNGKGRTFCHTKELIESVGGPGRDTLGCMTQPGQREFANEQTCKETIADLEVFEAESGEEWVWINFIHSGAHHELQISVDEHEFYVVAADGEFVHPQKVHAANCNLGERISILVHLNQKPGDYAVRVTSLRKEQVIQGLGILRYPGQKNEGKQGVPDSKPWVHLNGTLISPSSVAMDETKLAPYPARPPPAKADSTVRFFVNMTGPSSWALNIGPHQAFRQQLPPLLWDETSRGETTYGDEAQGASLRNGTVVDIIFENGANVTSQHPFHKHNSKAFIIGTGSGGFPWPTVEDAMREGDMAKHFNLVDPPNRDGCRLGNSTGDWAVIRYEIAFPAASMLHCHMIHHFAAGQQVVLLEGVESMAKIPAEMKDRVHSDFNPPLRYGPLD; encoded by the exons ATGGCAACCTTTACACGATGCGCAgttttctctcttctcgccAGTGCGAGTCTGGCGGCGCAAACGAGGAGGTACAACTTCACAATCACGAACCAGTGGGATACCGGAGATGGTCATGGGCGACCCGTCTTTGCCATCAACGGCAAGACGCCGGGACCACTtatcgaggccgacgagggtgACGAGATTGAGGTGTTCCTTGAGAACCAACTGGCTTTTGAGACGACCATGCACTG GCACGGCATCTACCAGATCGACAGGCCTTGGAACGACGGCGTGCCTGGGGTGACGCAGTACTCGATCCAACCCCGCGACACCTACACTTACCGGTTCACAGTTCAGCAACAGTACGGAAGCTATTTCTATCACGGCCACTTCGGCCCTGCCTTTGCAGATGGAATGCGAGGCCCCATGTGGATAGCGCCCGCAGCCTGGAGACCGAGGCCGTATGAGCTCATCTCGTCTTCAGCGGCGGACGTCGATGGCATGAGGCGTGCCGAGAGGAGCCCGAAGCACGTCGTCATCAGTGACTGGAACGCTGAGCCGATGGACATCCTGCTCATCATGTACCGAGACACCGGCGTCGTCCCGTGGTGCAGCAACTCGATCGTCCTGAACGGCAAGGGAAGGACCTTTTGCCACACCAAAGAGCTGATCGAGTCCGTCGGCGGGCCAGGGAGAGACACCCTTGGATGTATGACACAACCGGGCCAGAGGGAATTCGCAAACGAACAGACCTGCAAGGAGACGatcgccgacctcgaagTTTTTGAGGCCGAGAGCGGGGAGGAGTGGGTTTGGATCAACTTCATCCACTCCGGGGCGCATCACGAACTGCAGATCAGCGTGGACGAGCACGAGTTCTacgtcgtcgcggccgatGGAGAGTTTGTGCACCCGCAAAAGGTCCACGCTGCCAACTGTAACCTCGGGGAGCGCATCAG TATCCTGGTCCATCTGAACCAAAAACCCGGCGACTACGCGGTGAGAGTCACATCGCTTCGGAAGGAGCAAGTCATCCAAggcctcggcatcctccGTTACCCCGGGCAGAAGAACGAGGGAAAGCAGGGCGTTCCCGATAGCAAACCTTGGGTCCATCTCAACGGCACTCTCatctcgccgtcatcggtgGCCATGGACGAGACGAAGCTCGCGCCGTACCCTGctcgaccgccgccggccaaggCGGACAGCACTGTGAGATTCTTCGTCAACATGACCGGCCCCAGCAGCTGGGCTCTGAACATCGGCCCTCACCAAGCCTTCCGTCAACAGCTGCCCCCGTTGCTGTGGGACGAGACCTCCCGCGGCGAGACGACCTACGGGGACGAGGCGCAGGGTGCGTCGCTCCGGAACGGCACCGTGGTGGACATCATCTTCGAGAACGGCGCCAACGTCACCTCGCAGCACCCGTTCCACAAGCACAACAGCAAGGCCTTCATCATCGGCACCGGGTCCGGCGGGTTCCCCTGGCCGACGGTCGAGGACGCGATGCGCGAGGGAGACATGGCGAAGCACTTCAACCTGGTCGACCCGCCGAACCGGGACGGCTGCAGGCTGGGGAACAGCACGGGCGACTGGGCCGTCATTCGATACGAGATCGCGTTTCCGGCGGCCAGCATGCTTCATTGCCACATGATCCACCACTTTGCG GCCGGGCAACAGGTCGTGCTTCTGGAGGGAGTCGAGTCCATGGCAAAGATCCCGGCCGAAATGAAGGACAGAGTGCACTCGGATTTCAACCCGCCCCTCCGATACGGCCCCTTGGATTAA